One window from the genome of Kaistella carnis encodes:
- a CDS encoding phage baseplate assembly protein V — translation MTVKFDWQLHDTTDLISMMSPDAGGTDEVSQNRGYVAIPEVGDQVMVGFVHNHPDRPFVMGGMFHGGVGLGGGVNNHMRSIQTKSGIKVLMNDEEKSVTILDPSGNTYFMDGAGNITVTAPNDMTFTAGKNIKMSAGVDITSVAGSNIFSTANVNIVSNAGVNMIDTAGRDLMQSATGNIHESSDMRNEISENERNIQAKKSDSYAEKVTVVSTKENMILQSEKTVKSQSGEEGNSH, via the coding sequence GTGACAGTAAAATTCGACTGGCAACTGCATGACACCACAGATTTGATAAGTATGATGAGTCCAGATGCTGGAGGAACCGATGAGGTTTCTCAGAACCGCGGTTACGTCGCGATCCCGGAAGTTGGCGACCAAGTAATGGTTGGTTTTGTGCACAATCATCCAGATAGACCGTTCGTGATGGGCGGAATGTTTCATGGAGGAGTTGGATTAGGCGGCGGTGTGAATAATCACATGCGATCCATCCAAACCAAAAGTGGTATTAAAGTTTTAATGAATGACGAAGAAAAAAGTGTGACGATTCTGGATCCTAGTGGGAATACTTATTTTATGGATGGTGCGGGGAATATTACGGTGACTGCGCCGAATGATATGACTTTTACAGCGGGAAAGAATATAAAAATGAGTGCCGGAGTAGATATTACTTCAGTTGCAGGAAGTAATATTTTTTCAACTGCAAACGTGAATATTGTTTCCAATGCAGGAGTGAACATGATTGATACAGCAGGAAGAGATTTAATGCAGAGCGCTACTGGTAATATTCACGAATCTTCAGATATGCGAAATGAAATTTCTGAAAATGAAAGAAATATTCAAGCAAAGAAAAGTGATTCTTACGCAGAAAAAGTAACCGTAGTAAGTACGAAAGAAAATATGATTTTACAAAGTGAAAAAACAGTAAAATCTCAAAGTGGAGAAGAAGGAAACTCTCATTAA